A stretch of Xenopus laevis strain J_2021 chromosome 8S, Xenopus_laevis_v10.1, whole genome shotgun sequence DNA encodes these proteins:
- the polr3c.S gene encoding polymerase (RNA) III (DNA directed) polypeptide C (62kD) S homeolog, giving the protein MSVFESKLCSLLLEEHYGEIVARVGTFLIRTGNQPLRVIVNETGTSLDQVKKALCVLIQHNLVTYQLNKRGFVEYRAHCDRFLHILRYPRYIYTAKTLYGDTGELIVEELQLNGKMTLSAVVKKVADRLTETMEDSKSMEYSEVSATFTHLADTHFVQRCPGLQEKDATEGRPPLAPTLQMDEKEMYIIPKVNLTGRGKRRRSSDDDDGGSQAKRQKKDTEVSQDDGIYWQVNTERFHQHFRDQAIISAVSNKMDQTSSEIVRTMLRMSEVTTSSSAAYTQPLSSNEIFRSLPTGYNVSKQVLDQYLTLLADDPLEYVGRSGDSGGGMFVINLHKAVASLATATLESLVQERFGSRSARIFRLLLRKRHLEQKQVEDLAMVPAKEAKEMLYKMLSQNLVSLQEIPKTPDHAPSRTFYLYTVNTLPCARMLLQRCYKTVANLIERRQFDTKENKRLLEKSQRIEAIIASMQATGAEEGQLQEIEEMITAPERQQLENLKRNVNKLDASEIQVDETIFILESYINSTKTKV; this is encoded by the exons ATGAGTGTGTTTGAGAGCAAGCTGTGCTCCCTGCTGCTGGAGGAACATTATGGGGAGATTGTGGCACGTGTGGGGACCTTTCTGATACGGACGGGCAACCAGCCGCTGAGAGTGATCGTCAACGAGACCGGGACGTCCTTGGATCAG GTGAAGAAGGCCCTGTGTGTCCTCATACAGCACAACCTGGTGACCTACCAGCTGAACAAACGCGGCTTTGTGGAGTACAGGGCCCACTGCGACCGTTTCTTGCACATCCTCCGATACCCGCGCTACATCTACACGGCAAAGACTTTATATGGGGACACCGGGGAGCTGATTGTGGAGGAGCTGCAGCTCAACGGCAAAATGACACTCAGCGCGGTGGTTAAGAAAGTGGCCGACAGATTGACAGAGACCATGGAAG ACAGCAAAAGCATGGAGTACAGCGAAGTGTCTGCCACCTTTACTCACCTGGCAGACACACACTTTGTGCAGCGGTGCCCGGGTCTGCAGGAGAAAGATGCCACAGAAGGCCGCCCGCCGCTTGCCCCAACTCTGCAGATGGATGAGAAGGAGATGTACATCATCCCTAAAGTAAACCTGACAG GGAGGGGCAAACGCCGCAGATCATCTGACGATGATGATGGAGGCAGTCAGGCGAAGAGACAAAAAAAGGACACGGAG GTTAGCCAAGACGATGGCATCTACTGGCAAGTCAACACCGAGCGGTTCCACCAGCATTTCCGAGATCAGGCTATTATCAGCGCTGTTTCCAATAAAATGGATCAG ACCAGCAGTGAGATAGTCCGGACCATGCTGAGAATGAGCGAAGTCACCACTTCATCTAGTGCTGCGTATACACAGCCGCTGTCATCCAATGAG attttcaggTCGCTCCCTACTGGCTACAATGTCTCCAAGCAAGTGTTGGATCAGTATCTGACTCTGTTAGCGGATGATCCA TTGGAATATGTTGGACGGTCCGGTGACAGCGGTGGAGGAATGTTTGTGATCA ATCTGCACAAAGCTGTCGCTTCATTGGCCACCGCAACGTTGGAATCTCTCGTACAGGAGAG GTTTGGCTCTCGCTCTGCCAGAATCTTCCGCCTCCTCCTTCGCAAGAGGCACCTGGAGCAGAAGCAAGTGGAAGATTTGGCTATGGTTCCCGCCAAAGAGGCCAAGGAAATGCTCTACAAAATGCTGTCTCAGAATCTGGTGTCCCTGCAA GAAATTCCAAAGACACCAGATCATGCCCCTTCTAGAACCTTCTACTTGTACACGGTGAACACCCTTCCCTGTGCACGAATGTTACTACAGAGATGTTACAAG ACTGTGGCCAACCTGATAGAGCGCAGGCAGTTTGATACCAAGGAGAACAA GCGCTTGCTGGAGAAATCCCAAAGAATTGAAGCCATCATTGCCTCCATGCAAGCTACGGGGGCTGAGGAGGGACAACTGCAGGAGATCGAGGAGATGATCACAGCCCCTGAGCGGCAGCAGCTTGAAAACCTGAAACGCAATGTCAACAA GTTGGACGCCAGCGAAATTCAGGTGGATGAAACCATCTTTATTTTGGAATCCTACATAAACAGCACCAAGACCAAAGTCTGA